One window of Bacteroides sp. AN502(2024) genomic DNA carries:
- a CDS encoding SusC/RagA family TonB-linked outer membrane protein yields the protein MNLNVRLRILFLLSCFISIGMSAQKNMNVQGKVVDATTGESIIGANIVIKGTTIGTITDFDGNFTLEANVGSTLTATFIGYVPQEIKLKDTQPLRIKLVENAKELGEVVVVGYGTQKKISSIGAQSSVKMVSDLKQPVAHMSSSLSGRISGLIGQQSSGAPGDNTSNIWIRGIATLGGTSPLIMVDGVERSMDELNPEDIESVSIMKDASATAVFGVRGANGVIIINTKQGRIGKPQIRAEYNFGVTDFTKVPRLADGVTYMNAANEAFTTRGKDAFFSEEKIQNTIDGIDPYLNPTVDWFDELFTKMGTTQNASLSVNGGTENVQYYVSASMYSETGQLTRDKAQTFDSGLRYKRFNVNSNINMKITKTTDLKVNVKVMVEDANKPKDGASRAFSDAMNMPPVTMPVRYPNGEIPFISTGGGLMNPWAELTQTGYESNVKSKMMADITMKQDLSFLLKGLNFRAMFAYDTYNRSYIKRTKNYDTYWADSRDENGELILNQTNQQGSASPYLTTSGGTTDNTRKYYFEASLNYAHTFNKLHNVTGMLMVNLSDRLNLRADNLVASLPYRSTGLAGRFTYGFNERYMVEFNFGYNGSENFNPDKRFGFFPSVGAAWVISNERWFEPISKTISLLKFRTSYGLVGNDQIKINGNDYRFGFLSEMDGNASGYQFGTGGSTYNVTNGYQISKYGANVTWETAKKFNFGFDLNLFNDMLAFNVDFFKERRENIFLMRSSIPQTMGLTGNIVGNLGIVDNKGFEINVDFNKRINKWDLGVKGTMSYNKNKIVEDDSPQKPYAWMDRRGSIIGQQYGYICDGFYTQEEIDNPDVAKTAETVLAGDLKYRDLNDDKIIDEYDKTYIGRGTVPRITYGFGTTIGYKGFTLGAFFQGVGQNDIYVNGSFVPFQNGTAKGNILANITDRWTESNPRQDAFYPRLNYASDNNQNYASSTHWIVNGAYLRLKTLDFGYTFPASMTHKLRISTLRLYTLLSNVLTFSSFALWDPELGNGSGSKYPNIATYSVGLSFQF from the coding sequence ATGAACTTAAATGTAAGACTAAGAATCTTATTTCTGCTGAGTTGTTTCATCAGCATCGGAATGAGTGCACAGAAAAACATGAATGTGCAGGGTAAAGTAGTGGATGCGACCACTGGTGAATCTATCATCGGTGCCAACATCGTTATCAAAGGCACTACCATCGGTACAATTACCGATTTTGATGGTAACTTTACATTGGAAGCCAACGTGGGTTCCACACTTACTGCAACCTTTATAGGTTATGTCCCACAGGAAATAAAACTAAAAGACACACAACCTCTCAGAATCAAACTGGTGGAAAATGCCAAAGAACTGGGTGAAGTCGTAGTAGTGGGTTACGGCACACAGAAGAAAATTTCCTCCATCGGCGCACAATCGAGCGTAAAGATGGTGAGCGACTTGAAACAACCCGTGGCACACATGTCGAGCTCCTTGAGCGGACGTATCAGCGGTCTTATCGGACAGCAGTCATCGGGTGCACCGGGAGACAACACCTCCAACATTTGGATTCGCGGTATCGCCACATTAGGAGGCACTTCTCCGCTAATCATGGTAGACGGTGTTGAACGCAGCATGGATGAGCTCAATCCGGAAGATATCGAATCTGTAAGCATCATGAAAGACGCATCAGCTACAGCCGTATTCGGTGTGCGTGGTGCAAACGGTGTTATCATCATCAATACTAAACAAGGACGTATCGGCAAGCCACAAATCCGTGCTGAATATAATTTTGGTGTGACAGACTTTACCAAAGTGCCTCGTTTGGCCGATGGAGTAACCTACATGAATGCCGCCAACGAAGCCTTTACGACCCGTGGGAAAGACGCTTTCTTCTCGGAAGAGAAAATACAGAACACCATTGACGGAATAGACCCCTACCTGAATCCGACTGTGGACTGGTTCGATGAACTTTTCACCAAAATGGGAACCACTCAGAATGCTTCGCTCAGCGTGAACGGAGGTACGGAGAACGTGCAGTATTATGTATCCGCGTCCATGTATAGTGAAACCGGACAGCTCACTCGCGACAAAGCACAGACCTTCGACTCCGGACTGAGATACAAACGTTTCAATGTCAATTCGAACATCAACATGAAGATAACGAAAACCACCGACTTAAAAGTGAACGTCAAAGTGATGGTAGAAGACGCCAACAAACCCAAAGACGGTGCTTCCCGTGCATTCTCCGATGCCATGAACATGCCTCCAGTAACGATGCCGGTACGCTATCCTAACGGAGAGATTCCCTTCATAAGCACAGGTGGCGGACTGATGAACCCATGGGCCGAACTGACACAGACAGGGTACGAAAGCAACGTAAAAAGCAAGATGATGGCCGACATCACTATGAAACAAGATTTGAGTTTTCTGCTCAAAGGCCTGAACTTCCGCGCCATGTTTGCGTATGACACTTACAACCGTTCTTATATAAAACGTACAAAGAACTACGATACTTATTGGGCCGACAGCCGCGATGAGAACGGCGAACTGATTTTAAATCAGACCAACCAACAAGGTTCGGCAAGTCCATACCTAACCACCTCAGGCGGAACAACAGACAATACCCGCAAATACTACTTTGAAGCTTCGCTCAACTATGCACATACGTTCAACAAACTGCATAATGTGACCGGTATGTTGATGGTCAACCTGAGCGACAGGCTCAATCTGAGAGCAGACAATCTGGTGGCTTCGCTTCCTTACCGTTCTACCGGTCTGGCCGGACGTTTCACTTACGGATTCAATGAACGCTACATGGTCGAATTCAACTTCGGTTACAACGGTTCCGAAAACTTCAACCCCGACAAACGGTTCGGTTTCTTCCCATCTGTAGGTGCAGCCTGGGTGATTTCGAACGAACGTTGGTTCGAACCAATCTCCAAGACCATCTCTCTATTGAAATTCCGTACTTCTTACGGTTTGGTAGGTAACGACCAGATTAAAATCAACGGAAACGACTACCGGTTCGGATTCCTTTCCGAAATGGACGGCAATGCCAGCGGTTACCAATTTGGTACAGGCGGCTCGACCTACAATGTGACCAACGGTTATCAAATTTCGAAATATGGAGCCAATGTGACATGGGAAACAGCCAAAAAGTTCAACTTCGGGTTCGACTTAAATCTGTTCAACGATATGCTTGCTTTCAATGTGGACTTCTTCAAAGAACGCCGCGAAAACATCTTCTTAATGCGTAGCTCCATTCCGCAAACCATGGGTCTGACGGGTAACATTGTAGGTAACCTGGGTATCGTAGACAACAAAGGTTTCGAAATCAATGTCGACTTCAACAAGCGCATCAACAAATGGGATCTCGGAGTGAAAGGAACCATGAGTTACAATAAAAACAAAATTGTGGAAGACGACTCCCCCCAAAAGCCTTATGCTTGGATGGACCGTCGAGGCAGCATCATCGGTCAGCAGTACGGCTACATCTGTGACGGATTCTATACCCAAGAAGAGATTGATAATCCCGATGTAGCCAAAACAGCTGAAACAGTATTGGCCGGTGACTTGAAATACCGCGACTTGAATGATGACAAGATCATCGACGAATATGACAAGACTTACATCGGACGCGGAACAGTGCCCCGTATCACTTATGGTTTCGGTACAACGATCGGATACAAAGGATTCACATTGGGAGCTTTCTTTCAGGGAGTGGGCCAGAACGACATCTATGTCAATGGCAGCTTTGTTCCTTTCCAGAACGGTACTGCCAAAGGCAACATCCTGGCCAACATCACCGACCGTTGGACCGAAAGCAACCCACGTCAGGATGCGTTCTATCCGCGCCTGAACTATGCTTCGGACAATAACCAGAATTATGCTTCAAGCACACACTGGATTGTGAATGGTGCCTACCTACGCCTCAAGACACTGGATTTCGGCTACACCTTCCCAGCATCGATGACGCACAAGCTAAGAATCTCGACCCTCAGACTCTACACCTTGTTGTCAAACGTACTGACCTTCTCATCTTTTGCCCTTTGGGACCCTGAACTGGGTAATGGATCCGGTAGCAAATACCCGAACATCGCTACATACAGCGTAGGACTTTCATTTCAATTTTAA
- a CDS encoding RagB/SusD family nutrient uptake outer membrane protein, producing the protein MKLNKLFITAAMSSCLLLSSCSSFLDQVPDDVVSLEAVFSTKKDVERYLNTVYSYIPQEQNPKNGGGPVCDEMDFPWPEYEENYINNDAMTPAKSWRQSWGKYYRAIRQASTFISHVDACNDFNLTADLKRQYKAEARFLRAYYYFNLMRWYGPLVIMPETEINMDAPLKETSIPRSTVDETVQYIYDQLEQACEERLMDWYYSNLDYGHATQAAARALQARVLLYAASPLYNGNADYAKYSYFQTPNGTPLINPTYSAEKWTKARNATKRFVEEYGSRFGLYKSDDNLNNDPMIDYQYQFLETDWSKNKEIIFARTNCGFWDFEANGPRFVNGWAGYAPTQNVVDDFYTENGLPIRNTAWADKDAAYPENDETGEACATPTRYALAGTSLMYANREPRFYASICYDNSRWLAPNSTPEDKRTICQFYKGGNTGLSTSRNKSTTGYIMRKFSNPTVNWKNSQSVGNRHMAIIRMAEIYLNYAEAENECDDRNIETVLHYVNLVRERAGLPGWSVSQKNGYNMLKSSSKEAVRLMIQRERRIELAFENHRFFDERRWKIFQEVEKDGIWGMDINQVRPSFYTRVQTEPRPSAFKYYLWPIPQDEFYKNKNIIQNPEWESEK; encoded by the coding sequence ATGAAACTAAATAAGTTATTTATCACTGCCGCAATGAGCAGTTGCCTTCTGCTTTCCTCGTGCAGTTCGTTCCTCGACCAAGTACCCGACGATGTAGTCAGTCTGGAGGCTGTCTTCTCGACAAAAAAAGACGTAGAACGCTACCTAAACACCGTCTACAGCTATATTCCTCAAGAACAAAACCCGAAAAACGGAGGTGGACCCGTGTGCGATGAAATGGACTTCCCTTGGCCCGAATACGAAGAGAACTACATCAACAATGATGCGATGACTCCTGCCAAAAGCTGGCGTCAGTCGTGGGGAAAGTACTATCGCGCCATCCGCCAAGCGTCCACTTTCATCTCACACGTAGATGCCTGCAACGACTTCAATCTGACAGCCGACCTGAAGCGTCAGTATAAAGCCGAAGCCCGTTTCTTACGTGCGTATTACTACTTCAACCTGATGCGTTGGTACGGACCTTTGGTTATCATGCCCGAAACGGAAATCAACATGGATGCTCCACTCAAAGAGACCAGCATTCCGCGCAGCACTGTCGACGAAACCGTGCAATATATCTATGACCAACTGGAGCAGGCATGCGAAGAAAGGCTGATGGACTGGTATTATTCAAACCTCGACTACGGACATGCCACCCAAGCAGCTGCCCGTGCATTGCAGGCACGCGTGCTACTCTATGCTGCCAGTCCGCTCTACAACGGCAATGCCGATTACGCCAAGTATAGCTACTTCCAAACTCCCAACGGCACACCACTGATTAACCCAACTTATTCAGCAGAGAAATGGACCAAAGCCCGCAATGCCACCAAGCGTTTTGTAGAAGAATATGGCAGCCGCTTCGGACTCTACAAGAGCGATGACAATCTGAACAATGACCCAATGATAGACTACCAGTATCAGTTTCTCGAAACAGATTGGAGCAAAAACAAAGAAATCATCTTTGCCCGCACCAATTGCGGCTTTTGGGACTTCGAGGCTAACGGACCGCGTTTTGTGAATGGCTGGGCAGGATATGCTCCCACACAGAATGTAGTTGACGACTTTTACACAGAAAACGGACTCCCCATCCGCAATACAGCATGGGCAGACAAGGATGCCGCTTATCCCGAAAATGACGAAACCGGAGAAGCCTGCGCCACACCGACCCGCTATGCACTGGCCGGCACCAGCCTGATGTATGCCAACCGCGAGCCTCGTTTCTATGCTTCTATCTGCTACGACAACAGCCGCTGGCTGGCTCCCAACTCCACGCCCGAAGATAAACGTACCATCTGCCAGTTCTATAAAGGAGGAAATACAGGTCTGAGCACCTCGCGCAACAAATCAACAACGGGCTACATCATGCGTAAGTTCTCCAACCCGACCGTCAACTGGAAAAACAGTCAAAGTGTAGGTAATCGCCACATGGCTATTATCCGCATGGCAGAAATCTACCTGAACTATGCCGAAGCAGAGAATGAATGCGATGACCGCAACATCGAAACCGTGCTTCATTATGTGAACCTCGTGCGCGAACGTGCCGGACTACCCGGATGGTCAGTCAGCCAGAAGAACGGATACAATATGCTGAAGTCTTCTTCGAAAGAGGCTGTACGTCTTATGATTCAGCGCGAACGCCGTATCGAGCTGGCTTTCGAGAACCATCGCTTCTTTGACGAACGTCGTTGGAAGATTTTCCAGGAAGTAGAGAAAGACGGTATCTGGGGTATGGACATCAATCAGGTACGTCCCTCTTTCTACACCCGCGTGCAGACCGAGCCTCGTCCGAGTGCTTTCAAATACTACTTGTGGCCCATCCCACAAGACGAGTTCTATAAGAACAAGAACATCATACAAAACCCCGAATGGGAATCAGAAAAATAA
- a CDS encoding electron transfer flavoprotein subunit alpha/FixB family protein: MNNLFVYCEIEEGNVADVSLELLTKGRSLANQLNCQLEAVVAGSGLKDIEKQILPYGVDKLHVFDGEGLYPYTSLPHTSILVNLFKEEKPQICLMGATVIGRDLGPRVSSALTSGLTADCTSLEIGDHEDKKEGKTYKNLLYQIRPAFGGNIVATIVNPEHRPQMATVREGVMKKEILSPTYQGEVIRHDVKKYVADTDYVVKVIERHVEKAKNNLKGSPIIVAGGYGVGSKENFDLLFDLAKELHAEVGASRAAVDAGFAEHDRQIGQTGVTVRPKLYIACGISGQIQHIAGMQESGIIISINNDPDAPINTIADYVINGTIEEVVPKMIKYYKQNSK, from the coding sequence ATGAATAACTTATTTGTATATTGCGAAATAGAAGAAGGTAACGTTGCAGACGTCAGCCTCGAACTTCTGACCAAAGGTCGTTCGTTAGCCAACCAGTTGAACTGTCAGCTCGAAGCTGTGGTTGCCGGAAGCGGCCTCAAAGATATTGAAAAACAAATCCTTCCTTACGGAGTAGACAAACTTCACGTTTTCGACGGTGAAGGACTTTATCCTTATACTTCACTTCCTCACACCTCGATTTTGGTGAACCTTTTCAAAGAAGAGAAACCGCAAATCTGCCTGATGGGCGCTACCGTCATCGGTCGTGACCTCGGTCCGCGTGTCTCTTCTGCTTTGACCAGCGGGCTGACTGCCGACTGTACTTCACTCGAAATCGGTGACCACGAAGATAAAAAAGAAGGTAAGACTTATAAGAACCTGTTGTATCAGATCCGTCCGGCATTCGGCGGTAACATCGTTGCTACGATTGTAAACCCCGAACACCGCCCGCAAATGGCAACTGTCCGCGAAGGTGTGATGAAGAAAGAAATCCTCTCTCCGACTTATCAGGGAGAGGTCATTCGTCACGATGTGAAGAAATATGTGGCCGATACGGACTATGTGGTGAAAGTAATCGAACGCCACGTAGAAAAGGCAAAGAATAACCTGAAAGGTTCTCCGATTATCGTAGCCGGTGGCTATGGTGTAGGTTCGAAAGAGAACTTCGACCTGTTGTTTGACCTCGCTAAAGAACTTCACGCAGAAGTAGGCGCCAGCCGTGCTGCCGTTGACGCAGGCTTCGCAGAGCACGACCGTCAAATCGGTCAGACGGGTGTAACGGTTCGTCCGAAACTCTATATCGCTTGCGGTATCTCCGGACAAATTCAGCATATCGCCGGTATGCAGGAAAGTGGTATCATCATCTCCATCAACAACGACCCGGATGCTCCTATCAACACGATTGCCGATTACGTAATCAACGGAACTATCGAAGAAGTTGTGCCGAAGATGATTAAGTATTATAAACAAAATAGCAAGTAA
- a CDS encoding acyl-CoA dehydrogenase family protein yields MANYYTDIPELKYHLNNPMMKRICELKERNYRDKDEFDYAPLDFEDAIDSYDKVLEITGEITGEIIAANAEGVDEEGPHCANGRVEYASGTKQNLDAMVKAGLNGMTMPRKFGGLNFPITPYTMCAEIVAAADAGFGNIWSLQDCIETLYEFGNADQHSRFIPRVCQGETMSMDLTEPDAGSDLQSVMLKATYSEKDGCWLLNGVKRFITNGDADIHLVLARSEEGTRDGRGLSMFIYDKRQGGVNVRRIENKLGIHGSPTCELVYKNAKAELCGDRKLGLIKYVMALMNGARLGIAAQSVGLSQAAYNEGLAYAKDRKQFGKAIIEFPAVYDMLAIMKGKLDAGRALLYQTARYVDIYKALDDIARERKLTPEERQEQKKYAKLADSFTPLAKGMNSEYANQNAYDCIQIHGGSGFMMEYACQRIYRDARITSIYEGTTQLQTVAAIRYVTNGSYLATIREFEAIPCSPEMEPLMSRLKKMADKFEASTNAVKEAQDQELLDFTARKLVEMAADIIMCHLLIQDASKSPELFSKSAHIYLNYAEAEVEKHTSFIENFDKEDLAFYKK; encoded by the coding sequence ATGGCTAATTATTATACAGACATACCGGAACTCAAGTATCACTTGAACAATCCGATGATGAAACGTATTTGCGAGCTCAAAGAACGCAATTACAGAGATAAAGATGAATTCGACTATGCTCCGCTGGATTTCGAAGATGCTATAGACTCTTACGACAAAGTATTGGAGATTACCGGAGAAATCACCGGAGAAATCATCGCCGCTAACGCAGAAGGTGTAGACGAAGAAGGTCCCCACTGTGCCAATGGTCGCGTAGAATATGCTTCCGGAACCAAACAGAATCTGGACGCGATGGTGAAAGCCGGTCTGAACGGTATGACCATGCCACGCAAATTCGGTGGTTTGAATTTCCCGATCACTCCGTACACCATGTGCGCGGAAATCGTGGCTGCCGCCGATGCAGGTTTCGGAAATATCTGGTCTTTGCAGGACTGCATCGAAACGCTGTATGAATTCGGTAATGCCGACCAACACAGCCGCTTCATTCCTCGTGTATGCCAAGGCGAAACAATGTCTATGGACTTGACTGAACCGGATGCAGGTTCCGACCTTCAATCCGTTATGCTGAAAGCTACTTACAGCGAAAAAGACGGATGCTGGTTGCTGAACGGTGTGAAACGTTTCATTACGAACGGTGACGCTGATATTCACCTCGTACTGGCACGGTCGGAAGAAGGTACAAGAGACGGTCGTGGTTTGTCTATGTTCATCTATGACAAACGCCAGGGGGGGGTGAACGTACGTCGTATCGAGAACAAACTTGGTATCCATGGTTCACCTACGTGCGAATTGGTGTATAAGAATGCAAAAGCCGAACTTTGCGGTGATCGCAAACTCGGTTTGATTAAATACGTAATGGCTTTGATGAACGGTGCCCGCCTGGGTATTGCCGCACAATCCGTAGGTTTGAGCCAGGCTGCATACAATGAAGGATTGGCTTACGCCAAAGACCGCAAGCAGTTCGGTAAAGCGATCATCGAATTCCCGGCAGTATACGATATGCTGGCTATCATGAAAGGCAAGTTGGATGCCGGACGTGCATTGCTGTATCAGACAGCACGCTACGTAGACATCTACAAAGCATTGGACGACATCGCCCGCGAACGTAAACTGACTCCGGAAGAACGTCAGGAACAGAAAAAATACGCTAAACTGGCGGACAGCTTTACTCCGCTGGCCAAAGGCATGAACTCTGAATATGCCAACCAGAACGCTTATGACTGTATCCAGATTCACGGTGGTTCAGGATTCATGATGGAATATGCTTGCCAACGTATCTACCGTGACGCACGTATCACCAGCATCTACGAAGGAACCACCCAGTTGCAGACGGTAGCCGCCATCCGTTACGTGACAAACGGTTCTTACCTCGCCACTATCCGCGAGTTTGAAGCTATTCCCTGCTCACCGGAAATGGAACCGCTGATGTCTCGCCTGAAGAAGATGGCTGATAAATTCGAAGCAAGCACCAACGCTGTGAAAGAAGCGCAAGATCAGGAATTACTAGACTTCACTGCCCGCAAACTGGTGGAAATGGCTGCTGATATTATCATGTGCCATCTGCTGATTCAAGATGCCAGCAAATCTCCCGAACTGTTCTCCAAATCTGCACATATATATTTGAATTATGCGGAAGCAGAAGTAGAAAAGCATACAAGCTTCATCGAAAACTTCGACAAAGAAGATTTGGCTTTCTACAAAAAGTAA
- a CDS encoding electron transfer flavoprotein beta subunit/FixA family protein, with translation MSLKIVVLAKQVPDTRNVGKDAMKADGTINRAALPAIFNPEDLNALEQALRLKDAHPGSTVTILTMGPGRAADIIREGLFRGADNGYLLTDRAFAGADTLATSYALATAIRKIGDCDIIIGGRQAIDGDTAQVGPQVAEKLGLTQITYAEEILEVGDGKIKVKRHIDGGVETVEGPLPIVITVNGSAAPCRPRNAKLVQKYKHAKTITEKQQGNLDYTDLYDKRDYLNLTEWSVADVNGDLAQCGLSGSPTKVKAIQNIVFHTKESKTISGSDRDVEDLIVELLANHTIG, from the coding sequence ATGAGTTTGAAAATTGTTGTATTGGCAAAACAGGTTCCCGACACACGTAATGTCGGGAAGGATGCCATGAAAGCCGACGGAACGATTAACCGTGCGGCACTTCCCGCCATCTTCAACCCCGAAGACCTGAATGCACTTGAGCAAGCGCTTCGATTGAAAGATGCTCATCCAGGCTCTACCGTAACCATCCTGACAATGGGACCGGGACGTGCAGCCGATATTATTCGTGAAGGACTTTTCCGTGGGGCAGATAACGGTTACTTGCTGACCGACCGTGCTTTCGCCGGTGCAGATACACTGGCTACTTCTTACGCACTGGCTACCGCCATCCGCAAAATTGGTGACTGTGACATTATTATCGGTGGTCGTCAGGCTATCGATGGTGATACAGCCCAAGTAGGTCCTCAGGTAGCAGAAAAACTAGGACTGACGCAAATCACATACGCAGAAGAAATCCTGGAAGTGGGTGATGGTAAAATCAAAGTGAAACGCCACATCGACGGTGGAGTTGAAACAGTGGAAGGTCCGTTGCCTATCGTGATTACCGTAAACGGCTCGGCTGCTCCCTGTCGCCCGCGCAACGCGAAACTGGTTCAGAAATACAAACATGCCAAGACTATCACGGAAAAACAGCAAGGCAACCTTGATTATACGGACCTGTATGACAAGCGCGATTATCTGAATCTGACAGAATGGAGCGTAGCTGACGTAAACGGTGACCTTGCACAATGCGGTCTGTCCGGTTCGCCGACCAAAGTGAAAGCCATCCAGAACATTGTGTTCCATACGAAAGAGAGTAAAACCATCAGCGGCAGCGACCGTGACGTGGAAGACCTGATTGTTGAACTATTAGCTAACCACACCATCGGATAA